A stretch of the Streptomyces sp. NBC_00654 genome encodes the following:
- a CDS encoding VOC family protein, with amino-acid sequence MTSGQSRTGPGAAPLTGAAAPCWVNLMTSDQEAAQRFYGAVLGWTFRPGRLGRQFAVARRGGVPVAGISAMSSVYQVAIAWMPYFAVEDADVAAARIRERSGTVAVGPLTLGKGRGVLAADRDGAAFGLWERTEPATSPPAPDGHSHAWLRLRTRDAFDAAIFYGEVLDWASGRPGCCDVAYEGDEVIVRCDGRPLARISSGAVEAAVDPVVRPHWQVQFPVTDLAGTIAAAQRHGGTLVEEQAVLRGREATLRDPDGALFTVTDVRSPARTDD; translated from the coding sequence ATGACCTCGGGACAGTCGCGCACGGGACCCGGTGCGGCGCCGCTGACAGGAGCGGCGGCACCGTGCTGGGTCAATCTCATGACCAGCGACCAGGAGGCCGCGCAACGGTTCTACGGTGCCGTCCTGGGCTGGACGTTCCGCCCGGGAAGGCTCGGCCGGCAGTTCGCCGTCGCCCGCCGCGGCGGGGTGCCCGTCGCCGGGATCAGCGCCATGTCGTCCGTGTACCAGGTCGCCATCGCCTGGATGCCCTACTTCGCCGTCGAGGACGCCGATGTCGCCGCCGCCCGGATCCGTGAGCGCAGCGGGACGGTGGCGGTCGGTCCGCTGACGCTCGGCAAGGGACGCGGGGTCCTGGCCGCCGACCGGGACGGGGCGGCGTTCGGCCTCTGGGAGCGGACCGAGCCCGCCACCTCACCACCGGCCCCGGACGGCCATTCGCACGCCTGGCTGCGGCTGCGCACCCGTGACGCGTTCGATGCCGCGATCTTCTACGGCGAGGTGCTCGACTGGGCCAGTGGCCGTCCCGGCTGCTGCGACGTCGCGTACGAGGGGGACGAGGTCATCGTGCGGTGCGACGGGCGGCCACTGGCCCGGATCAGCTCCGGGGCGGTGGAGGCGGCCGTCGACCCCGTCGTGCGCCCGCACTGGCAGGTCCAGTTCCCCGTGACGGACCTGGCGGGAACCATCGCGGCGGCACAGCGGCACGGCGGCACCCTGGTCGAGGAGCAGGCCGTGCTCCGCGGCCGTGAGGCGACCCTGCGGGACCCGGACGGAGCGCTCTTCACCGTGACCGATGTGCGCAGCCCGGCGCGGACGGACGACTGA
- a CDS encoding DUF6328 family protein, with amino-acid sequence MVRSSDGARDGDADAGAAGGADRATDRDSGRRETEEERADRRWSDLLQELRVAQTGVQILFGFLLAVVFQPRFTELSVTDRNIYVVTVLLGSATAATLIGPVSYHRLLTGRRVKPVTVVWASRLTVLGLVLLFCTMCSALLLILRVALHNGAALWLVGGMALWFLVCWFAFPLWERARADGRGRRRRSGPRD; translated from the coding sequence GTGGTACGGAGTTCTGACGGCGCCCGGGACGGGGATGCGGACGCCGGGGCGGCCGGGGGAGCGGACCGGGCGACGGACCGGGACAGCGGGCGCCGGGAGACCGAGGAGGAACGGGCGGACCGGCGGTGGAGCGATCTGCTCCAGGAACTGCGGGTCGCCCAGACCGGCGTACAGATCCTCTTCGGCTTCCTGCTCGCCGTGGTCTTCCAGCCACGGTTCACCGAACTGTCGGTCACCGACCGCAACATCTACGTGGTGACGGTCCTGCTCGGCTCGGCGACGGCGGCCACGCTCATCGGGCCCGTCTCGTACCACCGGCTGCTCACCGGCCGCCGGGTCAAGCCGGTGACGGTCGTCTGGGCCTCGCGGCTGACCGTGCTCGGTCTGGTGCTGCTGTTCTGCACGATGTGCTCGGCCCTGCTGCTGATCCTCCGCGTCGCCCTGCACAATGGCGCGGCCCTGTGGCTGGTGGGCGGCATGGCGCTGTGGTTCCTGGTCTGCTGGTTCGCGTTCCCTCTGTGGGAGCGCGCCCGCGCGGACGGCCGGGGCCGGCGGCGGCGCTCGGGCCCGCGGGACTGA
- a CDS encoding VOC family protein, which produces MSVELNHTIVHCRNNRESAEFLAHLLDLETGPEWGPFIPVDLANGVTLDFATVPEDSIAMQHYAFLISEAEFDTAFARIKEQGLTYYGDPHQKLPGEINHNDGGRGVYFFDPSGHALELITRPYGGIS; this is translated from the coding sequence GTGTCAGTAGAGTTGAATCACACCATCGTTCATTGCCGGAACAACCGGGAATCCGCCGAGTTCCTGGCGCACCTTCTGGACCTGGAGACCGGGCCGGAATGGGGCCCTTTCATTCCGGTCGACCTCGCGAACGGCGTCACACTCGACTTCGCGACGGTTCCCGAAGACTCGATCGCGATGCAGCACTACGCCTTCCTCATCTCGGAGGCGGAGTTCGACACGGCGTTCGCCCGGATCAAGGAGCAGGGGCTGACCTACTACGGCGATCCCCATCAGAAACTCCCCGGCGAGATCAACCACAACGACGGCGGCCGGGGCGTGTACTTCTTCGATCCGAGCGGCCATGCCCTGGAGCTCATCACCCGTCCGTACGGCGGCATTTCGTAG
- a CDS encoding DUF885 family protein: protein MPPHLEPLTWLGVPHYMASPRQPGDDALRYIRAPRADLPYFQRAEAHDPRVGVIHEGVHAWQSALSWRRPDPVRRHYYDSAVNEGIAFHAEELTLHAGLFDDAPASALFVVNAMRLRALRVEVDIGLALGEMTLEQAATRLAEYVPMDSGTAWEEAAFFAGHPGQGLSYLMGKTQIHDLLADAAQREGDTFGLASFMGRLWREGNVPLALQRWELLGDRGHVDAARRLGGDPGAPAAGLTEAALG, encoded by the coding sequence ATGCCGCCCCATCTGGAACCCCTGACCTGGCTCGGCGTCCCGCACTACATGGCCTCACCCCGTCAACCCGGCGACGACGCCCTGCGCTACATCCGCGCTCCCCGCGCGGACCTGCCCTACTTCCAGCGCGCAGAGGCCCACGACCCCCGTGTCGGCGTCATCCATGAGGGCGTTCACGCCTGGCAGTCGGCACTCTCATGGCGCCGTCCCGACCCGGTGCGACGCCACTACTACGACTCCGCCGTCAACGAGGGCATCGCCTTCCACGCCGAGGAACTCACCCTGCACGCAGGGTTGTTCGATGACGCCCCGGCCAGTGCTCTGTTCGTGGTGAACGCGATGCGCCTGCGTGCCCTGCGGGTGGAGGTGGACATCGGCCTCGCCCTCGGCGAAATGACCCTGGAACAGGCCGCCACCCGGCTCGCGGAGTACGTCCCCATGGACTCCGGCACCGCCTGGGAGGAAGCGGCCTTCTTCGCCGGGCACCCGGGCCAGGGGCTGAGCTACCTCATGGGCAAGACGCAGATCCACGACCTCCTCGCCGACGCCGCCCAGCGCGAGGGCGACACCTTCGGGCTCGCTTCCTTCATGGGCCGCCTGTGGCGCGAGGGCAACGTCCCCCTCGCCCTGCAGCGTTGGGAGCTCCTCGGCGACCGGGGCCACGTGGACGCGGCCCGGCGGCTGGGAGGTGACCCCGGTGCGCCCGCTGCCGGCCTGACGGAAGCTGCTCTCGGGTGA
- a CDS encoding AfsR/SARP family transcriptional regulator has translation MFRFMDCVDDAKRALSDDNCERGAATLNEALRLWQGPPLVDIHAGPLIATHVARLQEVRFNSLELRIEAELKLGLHNELIGELVGLAEEYPVHENLHAQLMVALFRSGRQAQALAVFRKPHHTLAEELGIEPSRRIKRLHEALLSADPELEPPRCRSGALVRTLDLLTSGPPA, from the coding sequence CTGTTCCGCTTCATGGACTGTGTCGACGACGCGAAGCGCGCGCTCTCCGACGACAACTGTGAGCGCGGGGCGGCGACACTCAACGAGGCCCTGAGGCTCTGGCAGGGACCGCCACTCGTCGACATCCATGCGGGCCCGCTCATCGCGACCCATGTCGCCCGGTTGCAGGAAGTCCGCTTCAACAGCCTGGAACTGCGCATCGAGGCCGAACTGAAGCTCGGACTGCACAACGAGCTGATCGGTGAACTCGTGGGCCTGGCCGAGGAGTACCCGGTCCACGAGAATCTGCACGCGCAACTGATGGTCGCCCTCTTCCGGTCCGGGCGCCAGGCCCAGGCCCTCGCCGTCTTCCGCAAGCCGCACCACACACTGGCCGAAGAGCTCGGCATCGAGCCGTCCCGCCGGATCAAGCGGCTGCACGAGGCGTTGCTCTCGGCCGACCCCGAGCTCGAACCGCCCCGGTGCCGGTCCGGCGCGCTGGTGCGCACCCTCGACCTGCTCACCAGCGGCCCGCCCGCCTGA
- a CDS encoding transposase, protein MLTSSDDLSRFCAFLFTSMSRADQRRWGEVYVRGLVEVPGRKSVRRISEWVLGQRADQSLQQFVNQSSWAWEPVRRNLAQETATALRPTAWVVGEVVMPKNGKSSVGVDRQFSQTAGRVLNCQLGLTVMLVCPDGSVPINWLLLLPPSWDADEERRSRSRVPGHERHRSRWHYLFEALDEMVVAWGLQPPPVVVEARGNPAADLLIRGLEIRGLQYIVRASATAPLARLGSGEVVTGAGGLARSAGRRGTTQHWRHGRPRGPRYVTAPLPPSTPPYAAGGAGRPQRARKVIAECPPDRGCPESVWITNVEVAQTAAVFEFLSLQSQAARELEELSETAGLRHFEGRSFCGWHHHVTLVSAAHAFGLSRRAAPS, encoded by the coding sequence GTGCTGACTTCGAGCGATGACCTGTCCCGGTTCTGTGCCTTCCTGTTCACTTCGATGTCCCGTGCCGACCAGCGCCGCTGGGGTGAGGTGTACGTGCGCGGCCTGGTGGAGGTCCCCGGCCGGAAGTCGGTGCGCCGGATCTCCGAGTGGGTCCTGGGGCAGCGGGCCGATCAGAGTCTGCAGCAGTTCGTCAACCAGAGCTCCTGGGCGTGGGAACCGGTCCGCCGAAACCTCGCCCAGGAGACCGCCACCGCCCTCCGCCCCACGGCCTGGGTGGTCGGGGAAGTCGTCATGCCGAAGAACGGCAAGAGCTCCGTCGGCGTCGACCGGCAGTTCTCGCAGACCGCCGGCCGGGTGCTCAACTGCCAATTGGGGCTCACCGTCATGCTGGTGTGCCCGGACGGCTCCGTGCCGATCAACTGGCTGCTGCTGCTGCCACCGTCCTGGGACGCCGACGAGGAGCGTCGCTCCCGCAGCAGGGTGCCGGGCCACGAACGGCACCGCTCGCGCTGGCACTATCTGTTCGAGGCCCTGGACGAGATGGTCGTCGCCTGGGGCTTGCAACCGCCGCCGGTGGTGGTGGAGGCGCGTGGAAACCCCGCCGCGGACCTGCTGATCCGCGGTCTGGAGATCCGCGGACTGCAGTACATCGTGCGGGCCTCGGCCACCGCCCCCCTGGCGCGCCTCGGCTCCGGTGAGGTGGTGACCGGCGCCGGAGGTCTGGCCAGGTCGGCCGGCCGCCGGGGCACGACACAGCACTGGCGCCACGGCCGGCCCCGCGGCCCTCGTTACGTCACGGCCCCGCTGCCGCCCAGCACGCCGCCGTACGCCGCGGGCGGCGCCGGACGACCGCAGCGGGCCCGGAAGGTCATCGCGGAATGCCCCCCGGACCGCGGCTGCCCCGAGTCGGTGTGGATCACCAATGTCGAAGTCGCGCAGACCGCGGCGGTGTTCGAGTTCCTGTCCCTGCAGTCCCAGGCCGCCCGGGAGTTGGAGGAGCTGAGCGAGACGGCCGGCCTGAGGCACTTCGAGGGCCGGTCGTTCTGCGGCTGGCACCATCACGTCACGCTGGTGTCGGCGGCGCATGCCTTTGGTCTGTCCCGGCGTGCGGCGCCGAGCTGA
- a CDS encoding MFS transporter: protein MRTYRELFLTKEFTPLFLASAGQTAAQTVSGLALGILVYQRTGSALLSSLAMFAPALAHMVGAATVLSGADRLPPRAAITGLSLLFATGTALQAIPGLPVWALFVVLLGLGVVGSVSGGVRYGLLNEILTRDGYLMGRSVLNMSVGIIQICGFALGGALVMVFSARGTLLLSAVLYLLAGVVARCGLTRRPPRGAGKTSVAETWRVNARLWSSVPRRYVYLALWVPNGLIVGVESLYVPYSPSNAGLLFAFGAVGMLVGDIVAGRFLPARWRDRLAVPLCVLLAAPYLLFALHPGLPMALVLVTVATFGYAAGLLLQNQLMALTPDELSGQALGLHSSGMLTMQGVGAALAGSVAELTSASTGIVVTAAASLVTTLVLAPGLRRATAAGQKEGPNQDAVPAQP from the coding sequence ATGCGTACTTATCGGGAACTCTTCCTTACCAAGGAGTTCACCCCGCTCTTCCTCGCCTCCGCGGGGCAGACCGCGGCTCAGACGGTGAGCGGACTGGCCCTCGGCATCCTGGTGTACCAGCGGACCGGCTCGGCGCTCCTGTCCTCACTGGCCATGTTCGCCCCCGCGCTCGCCCATATGGTGGGGGCGGCCACCGTGCTGTCCGGGGCGGACCGGCTGCCGCCGCGGGCGGCCATCACGGGCCTCAGCCTGCTCTTCGCCACGGGTACGGCCCTGCAGGCGATCCCGGGGCTGCCGGTCTGGGCGCTGTTCGTGGTGCTGCTGGGGCTCGGCGTCGTCGGGTCGGTCAGCGGCGGGGTGCGGTACGGGCTGCTCAACGAGATCCTGACCAGGGACGGCTACCTGATGGGGCGGTCCGTCCTCAACATGTCGGTCGGGATCATCCAGATCTGCGGATTCGCGCTCGGCGGCGCCCTGGTGATGGTGTTCTCGGCGCGCGGCACCCTGCTCCTGTCCGCCGTCCTGTATCTGCTGGCCGGCGTGGTGGCGCGCTGTGGGCTCACCAGGCGGCCGCCCCGGGGCGCCGGGAAGACGTCGGTCGCCGAGACCTGGCGCGTCAACGCGCGGCTCTGGTCCTCGGTTCCCCGGCGGTACGTCTACCTCGCGCTGTGGGTGCCCAACGGCCTGATCGTGGGGGTGGAGTCGCTCTACGTCCCGTACTCGCCCAGCAACGCCGGCCTGCTCTTCGCCTTCGGCGCCGTGGGCATGCTGGTCGGGGACATCGTCGCGGGCCGCTTCCTGCCCGCCCGGTGGCGGGACCGGCTGGCCGTCCCGCTCTGCGTGCTGCTCGCAGCCCCCTACCTGCTGTTCGCGCTGCATCCGGGCCTGCCGATGGCCCTGGTGCTGGTCACGGTCGCCACGTTCGGGTACGCGGCCGGGCTGCTGCTCCAGAACCAGCTGATGGCGCTGACCCCCGACGAGTTGAGTGGGCAGGCTCTGGGCCTGCACAGCTCGGGGATGCTCACCATGCAGGGGGTCGGGGCGGCATTGGCCGGCTCGGTGGCCGAGCTGACGTCGGCGTCCACCGGAATCGTGGTGACGGCCGCGGCATCGCTGGTCACGACCCTGGTTCTGGCCCCCGGACTGCGCAGGGCGACGGCAGCGGGCCAGAAGGAGGGCCCGAATCAGGACGCCGTACCCGCCCAGCCGTAG
- a CDS encoding helix-turn-helix transcriptional regulator, which yields MSWWQVSADTLATSRFVTSPLAETTACLKILHRGAAAHAGERDWLDAHLPRYRERLARDATTASLVRAALGRSWNATFLTPTPADAGDRAFAEELEQVRRTPAATARADLRESLSGPLPAPLDHSDDLAERAADLLAWVWTETVLPSWPVRKHIIEADVVARTARLGQGGWVTALAGMRPGMRWLGQNRLQITTCDSPSLEVSGAQLMFVPVTPSQSWVCWNAPRVAADRTVRRCAVVYPCAGALAGADRAPVPESLGALLGTGRAAVLVLLDTPKSTTQLVALTGQGLGSVGRHLKILLAAHLIQRRRAGRSVLYFRSATGTTLVDAQSD from the coding sequence ATGAGCTGGTGGCAGGTCAGCGCCGACACACTGGCCACGAGCCGGTTCGTCACGTCTCCGCTCGCCGAGACCACGGCCTGCCTCAAGATCCTGCACCGGGGCGCGGCGGCGCATGCCGGCGAGCGTGACTGGCTCGACGCCCATCTGCCGCGCTACCGGGAGCGGTTGGCGCGGGACGCGACCACGGCGTCGCTGGTACGGGCGGCGCTCGGGCGCAGTTGGAATGCCACGTTCCTGACGCCGACGCCCGCCGACGCGGGCGACCGCGCGTTCGCCGAAGAACTGGAGCAGGTCCGCCGGACCCCCGCGGCCACCGCCCGCGCCGATCTGCGCGAGTCGCTGTCCGGCCCGCTGCCCGCTCCCCTCGACCACAGCGACGACCTCGCGGAGCGGGCGGCCGACCTGCTCGCATGGGTATGGACCGAGACGGTGCTGCCCTCCTGGCCGGTGCGCAAGCACATCATCGAGGCCGATGTCGTGGCCCGCACGGCCCGGTTGGGACAGGGCGGCTGGGTGACGGCCCTGGCCGGCATGCGTCCGGGCATGCGCTGGCTCGGACAGAACCGGTTGCAGATCACCACCTGTGACAGCCCCTCGCTCGAAGTCTCCGGCGCACAGCTGATGTTCGTCCCCGTCACCCCGAGCCAGAGCTGGGTCTGCTGGAACGCGCCGAGGGTGGCCGCGGACCGCACAGTGCGCCGGTGTGCCGTGGTCTACCCGTGCGCCGGCGCGCTCGCCGGAGCCGACCGCGCCCCGGTTCCCGAGTCCCTGGGTGCGCTGCTCGGCACCGGGCGCGCTGCCGTGCTCGTACTGCTCGACACCCCGAAGAGCACCACGCAGTTGGTTGCCCTGACCGGCCAGGGCCTGGGCTCGGTAGGGCGGCACCTCAAGATCCTGCTCGCGGCCCACCTGATCCAGCGCAGACGCGCGGGCCGGTCGGTCCTCTACTTCCGCTCGGCCACGGGCACGACCCTGGTGGACGCCCAGTCCGACTGA
- a CDS encoding GNAT family N-acetyltransferase: MTSGTTFPGGGTHRDDVVIRRATAGDAKRLTRLVRTSRAYEGPYAPMVAGYRVGPDYIEAHQVFVAATVAGGTTGPGAGTGPAVGTGVGVGTGAGAVTGTGRVLGFYSLILSPPELDLMFVADDAQGLGIGRLLVGHLRGEARRAGLSRLRIVSHPPSEGFYRSVGAERVGTLAANPPAVMWDRPELVLPVV; the protein is encoded by the coding sequence ATGACTTCAGGCACGACGTTCCCCGGGGGCGGTACGCACCGCGACGACGTGGTGATCAGGCGGGCGACGGCGGGCGACGCCAAACGGCTCACCCGCCTGGTCAGGACCTCGCGCGCCTACGAAGGCCCCTACGCGCCGATGGTCGCGGGCTACCGGGTCGGGCCGGACTACATCGAGGCGCACCAGGTGTTCGTTGCCGCCACGGTCGCGGGTGGCACCACGGGGCCGGGCGCCGGTACCGGACCGGCCGTCGGTACGGGCGTGGGCGTCGGTACGGGCGCCGGGGCTGTCACCGGGACCGGCCGGGTACTCGGCTTCTACTCGCTGATCCTGTCGCCGCCCGAACTCGACCTGATGTTCGTCGCCGACGACGCCCAGGGTCTGGGCATCGGGCGTCTCCTCGTCGGTCATCTGCGCGGCGAGGCGCGGCGGGCCGGGCTGAGCCGGCTGCGGATCGTCTCGCACCCGCCGTCCGAGGGCTTCTACCGCAGCGTCGGAGCCGAGCGTGTCGGCACCTTGGCCGCCAATCCGCCCGCGGTGATGTGGGACCGGCCCGAACTGGTCCTGCCGGTCGTGTGA
- a CDS encoding tyrosine-protein phosphatase gives MQTARAVPAATVVNLRDLGGIALGCGRRVRQGVLLRSGQLSDYDPQGDMAVAALGIRTVVDLRTADERQWAPDRLPAGARLFVADVLGGNPGVAPARLRALLADPAEAGRALGGGRAEGLFADTYRQLVLSPSAAAAYRAFLETAADARARPVLFHCTAGKDRTGWAAAVLLMIVGASREVVRAEFLAVNPAVRAAFAPYVQKFLDAGGDPGIAAAITEVRPRYLDVALDAMEERWGGLDGYVRNGLRIPEPTVERLRGELVVSG, from the coding sequence GTGCAGACCGCCCGGGCCGTCCCGGCCGCCACCGTTGTCAATCTGCGCGATCTGGGCGGTATCGCCCTGGGGTGCGGCCGCCGGGTGCGGCAGGGGGTGCTCCTGCGCTCGGGGCAATTGAGTGACTACGACCCGCAGGGGGACATGGCGGTGGCCGCCCTCGGTATTCGTACCGTCGTCGACCTGCGTACCGCCGACGAGCGCCAGTGGGCCCCGGACCGGCTGCCCGCCGGGGCCAGGCTGTTCGTCGCCGATGTGCTCGGTGGGAACCCCGGGGTCGCGCCGGCCCGGCTGCGGGCGCTGCTGGCGGACCCGGCCGAGGCGGGCCGTGCGCTCGGCGGCGGCAGGGCCGAGGGGCTCTTCGCCGACACCTACCGGCAGCTGGTGCTCTCGCCGTCCGCCGCGGCCGCCTACCGGGCCTTTCTGGAGACGGCGGCCGACGCGCGGGCCAGGCCCGTGCTCTTCCACTGCACGGCGGGCAAGGACCGTACCGGCTGGGCGGCGGCCGTCCTGCTGATGATCGTGGGTGCCTCGCGGGAGGTCGTGCGCGCGGAGTTCCTGGCGGTGAACCCGGCGGTGCGGGCCGCCTTCGCGCCGTATGTGCAGAAGTTCCTCGACGCGGGCGGGGATCCCGGCATCGCCGCCGCGATCACCGAGGTCCGTCCCCGCTATCTGGACGTGGCGCTGGACGCGATGGAGGAGCGGTGGGGCGGGCTCGACGGATATGTGCGCAACGGGCTGCGGATCCCCGAACCGACGGTGGAGCGGCTGCGCGGCGAGCTGGTGGTCTCCGGCTGA
- a CDS encoding methylmalonyl-CoA mutase family protein, with translation MTVLPADGLSLAAEFPDPSHDQWQSLVEGVLRKSGKEVSGAAAEEALSTTLEDGLTTRPLYTSHDTSPDTGFPGFAPFTRGSRAEGTAAGGWDVRQRHALTDPARLNEALLGDLENGVTSLWLAVGGPDGVPVSGLARALDGVYLDLAPVALDAPTEFDSAARELLRLCQERGVAADAVRGSLGADPLGRAARTGTEADFSAAVHWAQVCEREHPGLRALSVDALPYHGAGGSAAEELGLSLATGVACLRELTGAGMSVEAACAQLEFRYAATADQFLTIAKLRAARRLWARVAEVCGAAGAGAQRQHAVTSPVMMTRRDPWVNMLRTTLACLGAGVGGADSVTVLPFDHALGLPDAFARRIARNTSTILMEESHLARVIDPAGGSWYVERLTGELAAAAWSFFQEIERAGGQAAALRSGMVGERLAATWAARSKDLARRKEPVTGVSEFPQLSERPVEREPAPAASGAPGGLPVVRRDEAFETLRARSDAHLAATGSRPKVFIAALGPAAAHTARASFASNLFLAGGIEAVHDPVSVDASSAADAFTASGASAACLCSSDPLYAEHAGAVASALRSAGAGQVFLAGRPGEYPGVDSCVFAGCDAVTVLSSVLDRMGVA, from the coding sequence ATGACGGTCCTGCCTGCTGACGGGCTCTCCCTGGCCGCCGAGTTCCCTGACCCCTCCCATGACCAGTGGCAGAGCCTTGTCGAAGGCGTACTGCGCAAGTCGGGCAAGGAAGTCTCGGGCGCGGCGGCCGAGGAAGCGCTGTCCACCACACTGGAGGACGGGCTCACCACCCGCCCCCTCTACACCTCGCACGACACCTCGCCCGACACCGGATTTCCCGGCTTCGCCCCCTTCACCCGGGGAAGCAGGGCCGAGGGGACCGCGGCGGGCGGCTGGGACGTACGGCAGCGGCACGCGCTGACCGACCCCGCCCGGCTCAACGAGGCCCTGCTCGGCGATCTGGAGAACGGCGTCACCTCGCTGTGGCTGGCCGTGGGCGGCCCCGACGGGGTCCCGGTCTCCGGCCTCGCCCGCGCGCTGGACGGCGTCTATCTCGACCTGGCCCCCGTCGCCCTCGACGCCCCCACCGAATTCGACTCCGCCGCAAGGGAGTTGCTCCGACTCTGCCAGGAGCGCGGGGTGGCGGCGGACGCCGTGCGCGGCAGTCTCGGCGCGGACCCGCTCGGCCGTGCGGCCCGCACCGGCACCGAGGCCGACTTCTCGGCCGCCGTCCACTGGGCGCAGGTGTGCGAGCGCGAGCATCCCGGGCTGCGCGCGCTGAGCGTGGACGCGTTGCCGTACCACGGGGCCGGTGGTTCGGCCGCCGAGGAGCTGGGCCTCTCCCTGGCCACCGGGGTGGCCTGTCTGCGGGAGCTGACCGGGGCGGGCATGTCCGTCGAAGCGGCCTGCGCACAGCTGGAGTTCCGCTACGCGGCCACCGCCGACCAGTTCCTGACCATCGCCAAGCTGCGGGCCGCGCGCCGGCTGTGGGCGCGGGTCGCCGAGGTCTGCGGGGCCGCCGGGGCGGGTGCCCAGCGCCAGCACGCCGTGACGTCACCGGTGATGATGACGCGTCGTGATCCGTGGGTGAACATGCTCCGGACCACGCTGGCCTGTCTGGGTGCGGGTGTCGGCGGCGCCGACTCCGTGACCGTGCTGCCGTTCGATCACGCGCTGGGCCTGCCGGACGCGTTCGCCCGGCGGATCGCCCGCAACACCTCGACCATCCTGATGGAGGAGTCGCATCTGGCGCGGGTCATCGACCCGGCGGGCGGCTCCTGGTACGTGGAGCGGCTCACCGGTGAACTCGCGGCCGCCGCCTGGTCCTTCTTCCAGGAGATCGAGCGGGCGGGCGGCCAGGCCGCCGCCCTGCGTTCCGGGATGGTGGGTGAACGGCTCGCCGCCACCTGGGCCGCCCGGTCCAAGGACCTGGCGCGGCGCAAGGAGCCGGTGACCGGCGTCAGCGAGTTCCCGCAGCTGTCGGAGCGGCCGGTGGAACGCGAGCCCGCGCCCGCCGCCTCCGGTGCGCCGGGCGGGCTGCCCGTCGTCCGCCGCGACGAGGCGTTCGAGACACTGCGGGCCCGGTCGGACGCGCACCTCGCGGCCACGGGATCGCGTCCCAAGGTGTTCATCGCCGCGCTGGGACCCGCCGCCGCGCACACGGCACGGGCGTCCTTCGCGTCCAACCTCTTCCTGGCCGGCGGGATCGAGGCGGTGCACGACCCGGTGTCGGTGGACGCGTCGTCGGCCGCCGACGCCTTCACCGCCAGTGGGGCGTCGGCCGCGTGCCTGTGCTCCTCCGACCCGCTGTACGCCGAGCACGCGGGGGCGGTGGCCTCGGCGCTCCGGTCCGCGGGCGCCGGACAGGTGTTCCTCGCGGGGCGGCCCGGTGAGTACCCCGGTGTCGACTCCTGTGTGTTCGCCGGCTGCGACGCGGTCACCGTCCTCTCCTCCGTACTCGACCGCATGGGAGTGGCGTGA